The following DNA comes from Sulfuriferula thiophila.
CAGAAACGATTCGGGTGGGAAAATTGCGTCCGAAAATCAGTGAAAAAGGGGTTTTTCTACAGCGTCAACGTAAAGTTGAGGGGCGCGCCGCTTTTGGCGCGTCCCGCTCGAACGAAATGTTAGCCCTCAATGTTTATATCCTCCGATTGAACGGTTGTTATCGTAGGGCCCATTGATAACGTTAAATTGTGGTGCTCTCGGATTTTCTGTGCTGATAGGTGTTTCTTATCATGCGTTGTGTGAGCATCGGAAACGAGTTGCACGGTATAACCTAGGCCGGTGGCCCTACGCGTTGTATTGTCAATACAAAACTCCGAAGCATAACCACAGATAACTAGATTGGTGATATCGAGTGATTTCAATTTTTCTTCGAGGTCTGTCCGAAGGAATGAATCACCTGTGGTTTTACGCACGAGAATATCGGTATCTTTAACAACCAAATCTTTCTGTAATTGCCAACCTTCACTTTCATGATCCAAATAGCCTGGCACTTCGTGTTGGATCAAAAAGACCGGAACGCCAGCGGCTCTCGCCAGAGTGGCTACGTGATTAATTCGTTTCACGACTTCGTCAGCTTCAAACGGTCGGGGATTGGTATCAAAGACCTTGGCCTGAACATCAGTTACCAATAATGCTGATTTCATTTTTTGCTTCTCTTTTGAGGGCTAACGTGGAGGTCACCGGCGCTGCGCGGCTTTATCGCGCAGCGTCCGGTGGACCGCAGGGTTAGACCTTGTGCTCAACCTAACGCGCCCGCCCTCACTAGTTCTTGATGCTGCCCGTTGATTGCCATCACAGCTTCGTGGCCGCGTGCCCAGTGGCTAAGAAGAATTTCGCTTGATTTTGTGAAGCGATGTCCAATGCGAATGGAGTAAGACTTGAAGAGCCAGCTTCCCATGGACTGAAAATACACAGCTTCATCGAGGTCGCGCCATTTCACACCGGCAACCCCTTTGTTCCAGGGCAGGACACCGGAGTAAACCCAAACCCCGACATCATCAAAGTACAAGTGGAAACTCTTCAGAAGCAGGAATTGGTAGACCACAAATGCAAGTGAAGCGACCAATAAGACGACCCCAGCAGTGGCTGAAGCAGACCATGCCAATGGCGTTACGATAAGAAGTAGGACGATGCCAACAAGAACGACACGTACGTACGCTGTCCATGACTTTCCGCCAAGGCTTGCGATTTCAGATTGGACGGTAGCGCTGTTATCTTGATCCATGTGTTTCCTCCGATAGGTGAGTGTGAAAAAGGTCTAACGTAAAAGTGAGGGGCTGGCCGCACTGCTGTGCAGCGAAACCCCAAATAAATTTGGTACCAACGTCACTAAAAAAGCATGCAATGGCCAGTCCCTCTCGACTGCCTTGTTAGAGTACATGCTTCCCGCCTAAATCTACAATGAGAGAGTCTATGCTTTGACGAAGACTTGGTAAAAAACTCTGATCAATGTTGAACGCTCCCGATAGGACTGTAGGTATGCCATCGGGTCTTTCGCTTTCGAGCGAATAGTTACCGACAATACCTCCGAGTGACTGCATCTCCAATTTAATAATGATATCTGGCTCGGCACTAGCAAGAACTGCGGTGCTTGATTTGCCTACTGACTCGTACATGACACCAACCTCGTTTGCGAAATGTGTCAGATCGCCCAACTGAAGCCACGCTTCAAAGTCGCCGCTAAAGCCATTGGCTTCCACCAGCACTTGGACGCGGACCCAATCTTCATCATCCACTAACCTCTGTGGACGCAGTTCGATATGTAGGCCATGAGCATGTAGTTTCATGTTCTCTAACGTTCAAGGTAACCGGCCTGCGCGGCTTTTCGCGCAGGTCCGGTTGACCGCAAGGTTAGCTCTCACCTCAGTTACTCCGAGTGACCGCGTTGAATGAAGCGCCTGCACGAATGAGTGAAAGCCGACCGTACACTGAGGAGTTACCGACTTCTGCAAGCCATTGCGCAACCTCGACCTTTGCGGCGGAATAGTTCCACGTTAGAAGATCGTTGTCGGATACAAAGAAGTCGCGTGCAGCGTCTAGCGTTTTGACGCTCTTGGTTTTTGGAGTCGCGCCTCCGGCTAGGATGTACTTGGGTCGGAAATCAACCTGCATTGCGAGACCTTCATCGAACCATACCGGAACCTGTGTGATCCTGCCCCAGAAACCGACCCGGTCAAATAGCTCGGCGTGCATGAGTTCGTGCGCGACTACATCGACGTTCTGGCCTTTTGGCCCAACGATCAGGCAGGCTCTGGTGCCCGCAAAGCTGGTGCTCGCGTACTCATTGAGTTTCAGCGGCCAAAAGGCGCGGGGATTGTTGAAGAAGACGACAATCGGCTTTGCGCGTGGGACACCAAAGGTATTTTGAATTCTGGTTCTAGCGAGCGACAGGAGTTGAAGAACAGCAGCATTATCTTGGGCGCTTGAACCACTTTCAACCAGTGTTCCATCCAGAAGCGGGACGAACGGTTCAGTACCGATGATGGCGCATGCCGCGACACCTGGATTTGCGAACGCATAGGCAGCCAAACCAATTAGTGTGGTTGCGATAGCTGATGCGAGAAGAGTTCTTCGCCGGATGGGCATAGTTGGACCTGTGAGAGCTAACGTAAAGTTGAGGGGCTCGCCCGCTTCTGGCGAGTCCCGCTCGAACGGTGGGTTAGGTGACTTTACTAGACACGCAACCGCAACGCAAATAATGTTACAAAAAACCATACAAGGCAATGCTAGTGCGGCTTGCAGGCAAAAGTTAATGCAGGTTTCCGGCTTGCATCGCGCCACAAAAATGAACGACGAACATGGCGAAAAAACTTTCAGTGGCGTGATGCAAACGGACAGCAAACTGTCCTCAACGAATTAAACTTTCAGGCTGGCGGAGCCTTGACCCTTTATAACTTTCACTACACCGTAGCCAGAATGACCTAACGCTCCGCATGAGGGGCCGGGCGCGGCCTCATCGCGCACGGTCCCGCT
Coding sequences within:
- a CDS encoding cysteine hydrolase family protein, whose amino-acid sequence is MKSALLVTDVQAKVFDTNPRPFEADEVVKRINHVATLARAAGVPVFLIQHEVPGYLDHESEGWQLQKDLVVKDTDILVRKTTGDSFLRTDLEEKLKSLDITNLVICGYASEFCIDNTTRRATGLGYTVQLVSDAHTTHDKKHLSAQKIREHHNLTLSMGPTITTVQSEDINIEG
- a CDS encoding WapI family immunity protein, encoding MKLHAHGLHIELRPQRLVDDEDWVRVQVLVEANGFSGDFEAWLQLGDLTHFANEVGVMYESVGKSSTAVLASAEPDIIIKLEMQSLGGIVGNYSLESERPDGIPTVLSGAFNIDQSFLPSLRQSIDSLIVDLGGKHVL